The following proteins come from a genomic window of Winogradskyella sp. PC-19:
- a CDS encoding peptidase domain-containing ABC transporter, producing the protein MTSIKKIMTPWQRLVGLLKLERKAIKQILYYAIFSGLVALTLPLGIQAIINLIQGAQVSTSWLVLVILVTLGVSFVGVLQLMQMRIIETIQQRIFTRASFEFTYRFPKIKMEELRNYYPPELANRFFDTLTIQKGLSKILVDVPAAVLQILFALILLSFYHPFFIAFGILLLILIYVVFKYTAQKGMQTSLLESKHKYRVAHWIQEVARVVVSFKLSGKTSLALNKNDELVDGYLQARESHFKILVIQFIQMIGFKVLVTGGLLIIGGLLVLNQEMNIGQFVAAEIIILLVIASVEKLILGLEPFYDVLTSLEKMGQVVDKQIESQTGSKPNFENEFNLQLDKVTYAVPSREQNILTDVSLNIQSKSRILIKGESGSGKSTLLRLLSGIIEPLKGMVYVNDTNIKNINLNYYRSHLGLSLADESPFEGTIRENITFGNTDVNEEDLLLAAKKVGLTSFIKESPDGLDTMLYPEGKRTSFTVVKRIVLARAIVGKPKLLILEDPLEHFEPDEISDIIKFLSDASNPWALIVVSTNNKWASNCTQVITLKDGKII; encoded by the coding sequence ATGACAAGTATTAAAAAAATTATGACGCCTTGGCAACGCTTGGTTGGACTATTAAAATTAGAGCGTAAGGCAATAAAGCAGATATTGTATTATGCTATTTTTTCGGGTTTAGTTGCTTTGACATTGCCTTTAGGAATTCAGGCTATTATTAACCTAATTCAAGGGGCACAAGTAAGTACATCGTGGTTAGTACTCGTTATATTAGTAACATTGGGTGTGTCATTTGTGGGTGTTCTTCAGTTAATGCAAATGAGAATTATCGAAACAATACAGCAGCGTATTTTTACTAGAGCCTCTTTTGAGTTTACATATCGTTTCCCTAAGATAAAGATGGAAGAATTACGAAATTATTATCCACCAGAATTGGCCAATCGTTTTTTTGATACGCTTACGATACAAAAAGGTCTGTCTAAAATTTTGGTCGATGTGCCAGCGGCAGTATTACAGATTTTGTTTGCTCTGATCTTATTATCATTCTACCATCCTTTTTTTATTGCTTTCGGTATATTATTACTGATTCTTATTTACGTAGTTTTTAAGTATACAGCTCAAAAAGGAATGCAAACAAGTCTTTTAGAGTCTAAACACAAGTATAGAGTTGCACATTGGATTCAAGAAGTGGCAAGAGTCGTTGTTAGTTTTAAGTTATCAGGTAAAACTAGCCTGGCTTTAAATAAAAATGACGAGTTAGTAGATGGTTATCTGCAGGCGAGGGAAAGTCACTTTAAAATTCTAGTCATCCAATTTATTCAAATGATAGGATTCAAGGTATTGGTTACTGGTGGTTTATTAATTATTGGAGGTCTACTAGTATTAAATCAAGAAATGAATATTGGACAGTTTGTTGCTGCAGAGATTATAATCCTTCTGGTCATTGCTTCTGTAGAGAAATTAATCTTAGGATTAGAGCCATTTTACGACGTATTAACGTCTTTAGAAAAAATGGGGCAAGTTGTAGATAAGCAAATCGAAAGCCAAACTGGGAGCAAGCCAAATTTTGAAAATGAATTTAATTTACAATTAGATAAGGTCACTTATGCCGTACCATCACGAGAGCAAAATATTTTGACGGATGTATCACTGAACATTCAGTCTAAAAGTAGAATTTTAATCAAAGGAGAAAGTGGCTCAGGAAAGTCGACTTTGTTAAGATTGCTATCAGGTATTATTGAACCTTTAAAGGGAATGGTTTATGTCAATGATACTAATATTAAGAATATTAATTTAAACTATTACAGATCTCATTTAGGGCTATCATTAGCAGATGAATCCCCATTTGAAGGTACAATCAGAGAAAACATCACTTTTGGTAATACAGATGTTAACGAGGAGGATTTGTTATTAGCGGCTAAAAAAGTTGGTTTAACATCTTTTATTAAAGAAAGTCCAGATGGTTTAGACACCATGCTTTATCCAGAAGGAAAAAGAACGTCTTTCACAGTTGTAAAGCGTATTGTTTTGGCCAGAGCAATTGTAGGTAAACCAAAACTATTAATTCTAGAAGATCCATTAGAGCATTTTGAACCGGATGAAATATCAGATATTATAAAATTTTTATCTGATGCTTCAAATCCATGGGCATTAATAGTAGTCAGTACAAATAACAAATGGGCATCGAATTGCACTCAGGTTATTACATTAAAAGATGGTAAAATTATTTAA
- a CDS encoding TetR/AcrR family transcriptional regulator gives MKNLLSSIKISVPEKIFLKDPESSDLGKRIIGNSIVLIDDIGFDNFTFKKLGTKIGSNESSIYRYFESKHKLLLYLTSWYWAWIEYQLVFSTMNLSNSEEKLKKAIEIVTRTIKEDNNFSHINEVVLNRIIINENSKAYLTKEVDTENKDGYFVVYKRLVHRLGDMILEISPNYKFALSTSSTIIEGALHQHFLKEHFTSITDCNNKVTPTSFFQELAINAIKNK, from the coding sequence ATGAAAAATTTACTTTCAAGCATTAAGATTTCTGTGCCAGAAAAAATCTTTCTAAAAGACCCTGAGTCTTCAGATTTAGGTAAACGAATCATTGGTAATAGTATCGTTTTAATAGATGATATTGGCTTTGATAATTTCACATTTAAAAAACTTGGAACTAAAATCGGTTCTAACGAGAGTTCGATTTATAGATACTTTGAAAGTAAGCACAAGCTATTATTATATCTGACATCTTGGTATTGGGCTTGGATAGAGTATCAGTTAGTTTTCTCTACAATGAACCTATCAAATTCGGAGGAGAAGCTAAAAAAAGCAATAGAAATTGTTACTAGAACCATAAAAGAGGATAATAATTTTTCACACATTAATGAGGTTGTTCTTAATAGAATAATCATTAATGAAAATTCTAAAGCATACTTGACTAAAGAAGTTGACACAGAAAATAAAGATGGTTATTTCGTGGTGTATAAAAGACTTGTTCATCGACTTGGCGATATGATTTTGGAAATAAGCCCTAACTATAAATTTGCTTTAAGCACGTCTAGTACAATAATAGAAGGTGCATTACATCAACATTTTTTAAAAGAGCACTTTACGTCAATAACAGATTGTAATAATAAAGTAACACCAACTAGCTTTTTTCAAGAGTTAGCTATAAACGCTATAAAAAATAAATAA
- a CDS encoding tetratricopeptide repeat protein produces MRLYILLLFIPFLLLGQAPKEQAVILINKKQYQNAEVLMQKYVKSNTSDKKAIELLGDAYGHQKKWDNAIEQYKKLTKLESNNANYHYKYGGALGMKALSVSKIKALGIIGDVKKAFLKAAEFDPKHIDTRWALVELYMSLPGIIGGSKKESLKYANELEVLSKVDGYLAKGYIYEYDDEPELAEKYYKKAVVVGGSVNCFEKLANLYESNNQPEKAIKTIEASQEKHNRNALHYQLGKVSADYNVQLDKGERCLHEYIKNYTAADGVPKEWAYYRLAQIYKHKKDKQKALVYIDKALTIRSDFNQALKEKAVITGE; encoded by the coding sequence ATGAGATTATATATTCTTTTGTTATTTATTCCGTTTTTGCTTTTAGGTCAGGCACCAAAAGAGCAAGCTGTTATCCTTATAAATAAAAAGCAGTATCAAAATGCAGAAGTTTTAATGCAGAAATATGTAAAAAGTAATACTTCTGATAAAAAAGCTATTGAACTTTTGGGAGATGCCTATGGCCATCAAAAAAAATGGGATAATGCCATAGAACAGTATAAAAAGTTGACTAAACTAGAGAGCAACAATGCCAATTATCATTATAAATATGGTGGTGCTTTAGGAATGAAAGCCTTGAGTGTTAGTAAGATTAAGGCTTTAGGAATTATTGGCGATGTTAAAAAAGCTTTTTTAAAAGCTGCAGAATTTGACCCAAAGCATATAGATACCCGCTGGGCTTTAGTAGAGCTGTATATGTCTTTGCCTGGAATTATAGGTGGAAGCAAAAAGGAGTCATTAAAATACGCTAATGAGCTCGAAGTATTATCAAAGGTTGATGGTTATTTGGCAAAGGGTTATATCTACGAATATGATGACGAACCAGAATTAGCAGAAAAATATTATAAGAAGGCCGTAGTTGTTGGAGGTTCGGTTAATTGTTTTGAAAAATTAGCCAATCTTTATGAGTCTAATAATCAACCTGAAAAAGCCATTAAAACTATTGAGGCTTCCCAAGAGAAGCACAATAGAAATGCACTACATTATCAATTAGGTAAAGTCTCTGCAGACTATAATGTGCAATTAGATAAAGGAGAACGTTGCCTACATGAATATATTAAAAACTATACCGCGGCTGATGGTGTGCCAAAAGAATGGGCTTATTACAGATTAGCTCAAATATATAAGCACAAAAAAGATAAGCAAAAGGCGTTAGTCTATATCGATAAAGCCCTAACTATCCGTTCAGATTTTAATCAAGCGCTTAAAGAAAAGGCTGTAATCACAGGAGAATAA